A segment of the Deinococcus aestuarii genome:
GCGTCCGGGCGCCTATCCGCGCCGAGGAATTGATGGAGGTGGCGTCGTGACGCGGGAGACGGCCCCGGTGGTGGAGGCGGTGCCCGTGCCCACCCTGTCGGCGCGGGGAAGTGCCGTGCGTTCCGGGCTGCGGAACCTCGCGCCGCCCGTGCTGAGCATCCTCGCCTTCTTCGGGCTGTGGGAACTGGTCTGCCGGGTCTTCGCCATCAAGCCCTTCATCCTGCCCGCTCCCAGCGCGGCGCTCGGGGCGCTCGCCCAGTTCGCCCCCGCCGTGGCCGGGCACGCCTGGCAGACGCTGGTGACGACCCTGATCGGCTTCGCGCTCACCGTTGTCCTCGGGGTGGCGCTGGGGGCGCTCGTGGGCCTGAACCGCACGGCGTACCAGGCGCTCTATCCCCTCCTGATCGGTTTCAACGCGGTGCCCAAGGCGGCGCTCGTGCCCGTGCTCGTGATCTGGTTCGGGGTGGGCGCGGTCCCGGCGGTGCTGACGGCCTTCCTGATCTCGTTCTTCCCGGTGGTCGTGAACGTCGCCACCGGCCTCGCCACGGTGGAGCCCGAGCCGCGCGACGTGCTGCGGGCGCTGGGCGCGACCCCGTGGGAGGTCTTCACCAAGGTCAGCCTGCCCCGGTCGCTGCCGTACTTCTTCGCCAGCCTCAAGGTCGCCGTCACGCTCGCCTTTGTCGGCAGCATCATCAGCGAACTTGCCGCCAGCAACAAGGGCATCGGTGTGATGATGAATCAGGCGGCGAGCTCCTTCCAGGTACCGCTCGTCTTCGGTGGGGTGCTCCTCGTGAGCGCGATGGGTGTGCTGCTGTATGCCGTCTTTGCCCTGATCGAGTCGAGGCTGACGGGGTGGGCGTACCGCTCGCAACATTGAGGGGAGGCGGGGAAGGGGCTCGGGCGGTGGTCCGGGCCTTTTTCTTGGTGTGAGCGGTGGCGGATGAGGTTCTTCCCCTTGAGGGGGGAGGCTAGAAGGGCGTGAGTGGGCGTGGGTCCTGAGGCCGGTGAGAATGTCCAGGCCATCTTTTTTCTGCCGCGCTGGTGGGTCGGTCGCGGTTCACCCCCACCCGGCCTCTCGCGGTGCGAGCTGTACCAGTCCCCCCTCAAGGGGGAGGAGAAAAACCGTCTTCAACGCCTTACCCGCAGTGGCGCCGCCCCGAACAGTTGCCCTCGCAAGCTCTCGCGGGCCGCATTGAGCGCCGCGTCCAACTCCGGCCCCTGTCCTGCCGAGGCCCGCAGCCACACGGCTCCCCCTGCTGACCGTCCTGTGGCGAGGAGGCCGGGCACGGCGGGCCAGTCGCGCACCCCTCCATTGCCGACCCATACGCCTGACGCCGCGTAGTCGTGCGCTCCCCACACCCCGGGGGTTCGGGTGTGCTCGCCGGGGCGCAGACGCAGGGCGTCCAAGTAGACCCGTCTCCCTTCGCGCCACACCTCGACCCGGCTGGTGTACTCGCCGAAGCGCAGCCGCTCGCCCATGCCCACCCGCCCGCTCGCCAGCGTCTCGGTGAGGCCCAGCTCGGCGCCCTCCTCCAGCTCGGCGCGGACATGCTGACGGAAGACGCTCCCGGCGAAGGGGAGGGTCCGCTCCGGGTAGAACTCCAGCCGCGCACCCGCCGCGACGGTGAGGTGAATGTCCTGCGTGGCGGCCTCCCCCTCCGGTGAGGGCTGAACTCGCGTGGCTGACTGGGTGAGGATCAGCACGCGGGCGGCGCCGTCCACCGTCACCCGCACCTCACTGTGGTCGCCGCCCAGCACGCCCCCGGTGGGGTTCACCATGAACACCATCAGCGTGCCGCATGGAAGCTCGAAGGGGCGCACGATCATCAGCGGCGCCTTTTGCAGGTCGCGGAGCAGGACTGTCCGCCCGTCCCGCGTCCCGAAGTGGAGGTGGAGGAGGCCGGTGCGGGTGCGCCGCAGCAGGCTCAAGGCTGAGGCACCTGAAGTCCGATTCTGGGCAGCGCAACCTCACGGAACAGCAGGTCGTGTTCGATCCAGGCGATCACGTCGGCGACGCCGAGACCGCGTTTGAGGTCGGTAAAGACGTAGGGCCGCACCTCCCCGCCGACCGTCCGCTGTGCGCGGGCGTCGGCGTCCATCACCTCCAGCCGGGCGCCGACGAAGGGGGCGAGGTCGATCTTGTTGATCACCAGCAGGTCCGACTGCCGCACGCCGGGACCGCCCTTGCGGGGCACCTTCTCGCCGCCGGACACGTCGAGGACGAACATCCAGGCGTCCACCAGTTCCGGCGAGAAGGAGGACGCGAGGTTGTCGCCGCCCGACTCGATGAACAGCAGCTCGATTTCGGGGAAATCGGCCTGGAGGGCCTGGGCCGCCTCTTGATTGAGGGAGCTGTCCTCGCGGATGGCGGTGTGTGGGCAGCCCCCCGTCTGCACGCCTCGAATGCGTTCGGGGGGCAGGGCGGCGGCCTGGGTGAGGATGCGCTGGTCCTCAAAGGTGTAAATGTCATTGGTGATCACGGCGAGGGCGTAGCGGTCCCGAAGCTCGCGGCACAGCGCCTCCAGCAGCGCCGTCTTGCCGGAACCGACCGGGCCGCCGACGCCGATCTTGAGGGGGGTGGGGATCATGCTCGGTCTCCTTTCACGTCTGGAAGAGGCGACTGTCCAGCCCCGCCTGCTCGCTGGCCGCAATGTCGAGGAGCGGGCAGAAGCTGCACAGGTCGGCGGGTGTGGCGTGCAGCGCGTCCCGAACACAACGGGCCGCCACGTCTTCCGCCAGCCGCGCGGCCCGCTGGGCGTCCAATCCGCCGAGCCTGAGGAGCCGGGTGGCGGAGGTGGCCCGCCCGAGAAGCCACGCGCTGACGTAGGCGCTCACGGTGTCCTCTCGCTCGGCCCCGAGTGCCGCCGCGACGGCCCCGAACGTCGTCGCGTGGTGCCGGGTCGGCGGGAGGAGGGCGAGTTCGTCCGGCCAGAGGTGCCCGGCGGCCCGGCGCAGGTTCGCCCCCACCCGCAGGCTCGCCTCACGGGGACCGCGCACCAGCTTCAGGTCGTCCAGCAGCGCGTCTAGGTCGGCGAGGTCTTCCGCCTCCACTCCCCACACGAGCGCGCAGGCGGGCGGGTCCTGACAGCCCCAGCCGTGCGCGAGTTGCCCGCAGAGGAAGGCGTGGAGATCAGCCGCCGTACGGACCTCCCCCCGCTGGGTCAACGTTTCCAGACCGTCACTGAAGGCATAGGCCCCGGTCGGAAAGGCCGAGTCGGCGAGTTGCAGCAGGCGGATAAGCACTTGCGTCACGGCCCATGCTCCCACGAGGGCCGACCGTGGAAGGGCCGCGCCTCCCGCACGAAGGGCACGCCCAGCCGCGTCAGCAGCAGTTCGATGGGTGGGTCCCACAGCACCAGAAACGCGCCCCCGTCCTCCACGAGGTCGCGGTGCAGGTTGCCGACCGCGTGCGCCACCCGCGCTGCCTCCCCTAACGAGCGCGGCGAGACAGCGGCCACGTCCTCGGGCGTGGCGGTGATGACGTAGGCCACGCCGTCCACCGTGTCCAGCACGCTGCCAGGGAGGAGGACCGTCCCCGTCGGGAAGGCCAGCCGCAACTCCACCCCGTCGGGGGCGGTCAGGCGGCGGCGCACCCGTCGGCGGTCGGCGGCGGTCATGGGGATGTGGATGACTCGGGTAGCCTCCGTCCCGGCAGGCGCGTCCCCGCCCAGCAGCGGGCGGCGCAACCCCGTCAGCCGGGTCAGAAGCGCTCCCCGCGCACGAAGGCGGACCAGGCGTCCAGGCCCGTCCCCCGCTTGCTGCTCAGCTCAATCACCGGTACCCCCGGCCTGGCCCGGTCGATGTTCTCGCGGCACAGGGCGCGGTCGAACTCCACCGCGTCCGCGAGGTCCATCTTGGTGATCACCACCACGTCCGCCGTGTTGAACATCGTGGGGTACTTCAGCGGCTTGTCCTCGCCCTCGGTGGTCGAGATCAGGACCGCCCGCGCCGCCTCCCCGAGGTCGTAGCTGCTGGGGCAGACGAGGTTGCCGACGTTCTCCAGCAACAGCACGTCGAGCGCGGACAGGTCGAAGCGCGGCAGCACACCTTGCACCATCGCCGCGTCGAGGTGGCAGACCGTTCCCGTCACGATCTGCTCGGCCTGCGCGCCCCACTGCCTCAGCCGCGCCGCGTCGTTCTCGGTGGCGAGGTCACCGACGGCGACGGCGAGGCGCAACTCACTTCCCAGGTCGCGCAAGGTCCGTTCGAGCAACGCCGTCTTCCCCGCGCCGGGGCTCGACACGAGGTTGATGGCCCGCACCCCCGCCGCCCGGAATGCGGCCCGGTTCTCGGCGGCGGTGTGGTCGTTCGCCTTGAGGATGTTCTGCCGGACAGTGACGATACGGGGGGGCATGGCGGTGATCTGTCCTCCTTCAGGTGAGTTCGAGTTCGTCCAGCTCCAGTTCGTCCCCCTGAAGCAGGGTCGGCGTGGGCGCGTCGCACAGGGGGCAGCGCAGGCCGCGCGTCACGTCGAGTTCGACCGGGCCGTGGTTCGGGCACTCCCCCACCCCGGGCACGCGCACGATGCTCAAGTGGGCCCCCTCCAGCGGCGTCCCCTCGGCGCAGGCGGGAAAGGCGGCTTCCAGGGCTTCCGGCACGACGCTCGACCACTGGCCGACCCGCACGGTGACGGCCCGCGCCCGCGCCGCGCCGTGTTCGCGCAGCACCTCGCGGGCCACGTCGATGAGGGAAAGGGCGATGGAGGCCTCGTGCATGGCCGGGCCTCAGAACAGGAAATACTTCTGCCCCAGCGGCAGTGCGTCCACCGGCTCGCAGGTCATGAGTTCGCCGTCGACCCGCACCTCGTAGGTCTCGGGATTGACGTCGATATCAGGAGTCTCGGCGTTGAGCACCATGTCTTTCTTACCGATGGAACGAGTTTCTTTCACGGCGCTGTATGTTCGGCTCACCTCCGGCAGGTTCCCGGCCTCCAGGCTCGCCGCCGAGACGAAATGCAGGCAGGTGGAGGCGAGGGCCCCGCCGTGCGCCGCGAACATGGGGCGCGGGTAGACGGGCTGAGGGGTGGGAATACTGGCGTTCGCGTCCCCCATCTGCGCGGCGACGACCAGCCCGCCCTTGAGGATCATCGCCGGTTTCGCCCCGAAGAAGGCGGGCCGCCACAGCACGAGGTCCGCGAGTTTGCCGACCTCCACGCTCCCGACCTCGTGCGCGACGCCGTGCGCAATCGCCGGGTTGACCGTGTACTTGGCGACGAAACGCCGGGCGCGCAGGTTGTCGGCCCGCCCGTCCTCGCCCAGTCCGGGGATGGTCAGCGGCCCGCGCTGCACCTTCAGCTTGTGCGCGGTCTGCCAGGTGCGGGTGATGACTTCCCCCACCCGGCCCATCGCCTGCGAGTCGCTGCTCATCATCGAGAAGACGCCCAGGTCGTGCAGCACGTCCTCGGCGGCGATGGTCTCGGGGCGGATGCGGCTCTCGGCAAAAGAGACGTCCTCGGGGATGCGCGGCGAGAGGTGGTGGCAGACCATCAGCATGTCGAGGTGTTCGTGCAGCGTGTTCACCGTGAAGGGCATGGTGGGATTGGTCGAACTCGGCAGCACGTTCGGCAGCCCGGCGACCTTGATGATGTCCGGGGCGTGCCCGCCCCCCGCCCCCTCGGTGTGGAAGGTGTGGATGGTGCGCCCCGCGAAGGCCCGGATGGAGTCCTCCACGAAGCCCGACTCGTTGAGGGTGTCGGTGTGGATGGCGACCTGGATGTCGAACTCGTCGGCCACGCCGAGCGCCGCGTCGATGGCGGCAGGCGTGGTGCCCCAGTCCTCGTGGAGCTTGAGGCCCAGCGCCCCCGCGCGAATCTGCTCGGCCAGCGGCGGCTGCGTGCTCGCGTTCCCCTTGCCCAGGAGGCCGAAGTTGAGCGGCAGGCCGTCCAGCGCCCCCAGCATCCGGTGGATGTGCCACGCGCCCGGCGTGCAGGTGGTCGCGCTCGTGCCCGCGGTCGGCCCGGTGCCGCCGCCGATCATGGTCGTGACGCCTGATTCGAGGGCCGTCCAACATTGCTGAGGCGCGATGAAGTGGATGTGGGTGTCCACCCCGCCCGCCGTCAGGATGTGTCCCTCGCCCGCGACAATCTCCGTGCTCGCGCCGATGGTCAGCCCGGGGCTCACGCCGTCCTGGGTACCCGGGTTGCCCGCCTTGCCGATGGCGCTGATCCGTCCGTCCTTCACCCCCACGTCCGCCTTCACCACCCCCCAGTGGTCGAGGATCACCGCGTTCGTGATCACGAGGTCGGGCACGTCCGGGTCCTCCCGCGTGGCCGTGCTGCTCTGCCCCAGCCCGTCGCGGATGACCTTGCCGCCGCCGAACTTGACCTCCTCGCCGTAGGTGGTGTGATCCTTCTCGATCTCGATGAGGAGGGCCGTGTCCCCCAGCCGTACCCGGTCCCCGGTGGTGGGGCCGTAGAGGTCGGCGTACTGGCGGCGGGTGACCCTCACGGGCTGCCCCCGAAGCCCGCTTCCCTGGCCCGCTCCAGCGCCGCCTCCCGCATTCCCGGCGCGTCCAGTGCCCCACTCACGAGGGCGTTCATGCCGTACACCGTGCGCGTTCCCCCCAGCGGCACGAGTCCCACCTCGCGCTCCTCGCCGGGCTCGAAGCGGACGGCGGTTCCGGCGGGGATATTCAGGCGCTGACCGTAGGCGGCGGCGCGGTCGAAAGCCAGGCCCGCGTTGACCTCGAAGAAATGGAAGTGACTGCCCACCTGGATGGGTCGGTCTGCCGTGTTCGTCACGGTGAGCGGTGTGACGGGCCGCCCGGCGTTGAGCTCGACCTCGCCTTCTTCCAGCAGGTACTCCCCGGCAATCACGGCGCTGGCGCCGCCGCGGATCGGGTCGTGGATGGTCACCAGCTTGGTGCCGTCGGGAAAGGTGCCCTCCACCTGGATGTCGTGGATGAGTTCGGGCACGCCGTCCAGCACGTCGTCGGGCGTGAGGAGCGTGGCGCCCCAGCCCATCAGGTCCTCCACGCTCCTCCCGTCGCGGACGCCCTCCAGCACTTCGGCGGTGATGAGGGCGACGGCCTCCGGGTGGTTGAGCCTGAGTCCGCGGGCCCGGCGTTTTCTCGCCACCTCGGCGGCGGTGAAGATCAGCAGCTTGTCGCGTTCCCGTTCGGTGAGTTGCATCCCGCTCGCCTCCCTGGGCCTGTCTCCGGCGACAGCGCCTCAAGCTCCAGGGTACGCGACCATAGGCAGGGGCGCTGGGTTTTTCTAAACAACTTGCATCGACGTTTGGAAAAGTCCCCTTATGCTCCTGGCGTTCGTGCAGTTTGTTCCAAATAGTTTGAACAAATTGCACAACAAGGCGCGTCCGGTCAAGACAGTTCCTTCCCCCGTGTCGAACGTCTGCCGGGAGACCGCGTTGCGGCGGCCAGCGTGCCGCCGAAGGGAGACCCCATGACGACGCTCCGCAAGTTCAGTCTCGCAAGCCTCAGCCTCGCCCTGATCCTGGGCAACACGGCGGGCGCACAGGGCACCGTGAAGGTCGGCATCCTGCACTCGCTGACGGGCACGATGGCGATCAGCGAGATCACCGTGGCGAACGCCGCCCAGCTCGCGGTGGACGAGATCAACGCGAAAGGGGGCGTGCTGGGCCGCAAGATCGTGGTCGTCAAGGAGGACGGCGCGTCCGACTGGCCGACCTTCACGACCAAGGCGGAAAAGCTCCTCACCCAGGACAGGGTGGCGGCCGTGTTCGGTGGATGGACGAGCGCCAGCCGCAAGGCGATGCTGCCCGTCTTCGAGAAGAACAAGGGGCTGCTGTTCTACCCGGTGCAGTTCGAGGGCAACGAGTGCAGCCCGAACATCATCTACACGGGCGCCCAGCCCAACCAGCAGGCGCTCCCCGCGCTGGAATGGGCGCTGAGCCAGGGCTACCAGAACATCTTCTTGCTGGGCAGCGACTACGTGTACCCGCGCACCGCGAACCTGATCCTGAAAAAGCACATCACCGACCGGGGCGCCAAGGTCGCGGGCGAGGAGTACGTCGCGCTGGGCGGCACCGAGTTCAGCTCGGTCATCAACAAGATCAAGGCGGCCAGGCCCCAGGTCATCATCAACACGCTCAACGGCGACTCCAACGTCTCGTTTTTCAAGCAGTACCAGGCTGCCGGGTACAGCGCGGCGACCCTTCCCGTCATCTCCTTTTCCATCGCCGAGCAGGAGGCGCAGGCCATCGGTCCGGCGCTGCTGACCGGGCAGTACGCGACCTGGAACTACTTCCAGAGCCTGCCGAACGCCGCCAACAAGCGGTTCGTGGCCGCCTATCAGAAGAAGTACGGCAAGAACGCCGCCATCACCGACCCGATGGCGCACGCCTACATGGACGTGTACCTCTGGAAGGCCGCCGTCGAGAAGGCCAAGTCCTTCGACCCCGCCGCCGTCCGCAAGGCCATCGTGGGCATCAGCATGGACAGCCCGCTGGGCAAGATCACCGTCGCCCCCAACGGCAGCCTCACCCAGACGGTCTACACCGGCCAGTCCGGCGCGGGCGGCCAGTTCAAGGTGATCGGCCAGAGCAAGGGCGTCGTGGCCCCGCAGCCCTACGACAAGCTGGCGTTCCCGGGGAAGACCTGCCCGTAAGGTGGAAGTGGTGCGCAGTGCGCAGGACGAGGTGAGGTCAACCCGCGCACCGCCTACCGCCTCCCAAGGAGGCACACATGGACCCCGTTTTCCTCTTCGGCCAACTGTTCACGGGCCTCTCGGTGGCATCCATTCTGCTGCTCGCCGCGCTGGGGCTGGCGCTGAGTTTCGGGCTGATGCGCGTGATCAACATGGCGCACGGCGAGTTCCTGATGGTGGGAGGTTACCTGACGTACCTCGCGTCGCAGTGGCTGGGGCCGGACTTCCTGTGGCTGGCGTTCCCGCTGGCCTTCCTGGGGTCGGCGTTGCTGGGCGCCCTCCTGGAAGTGACCGTCATCCGGCGGCTGTACGGCAGGCCGCTCGACACGCTGCTCGCTACCTTCGGGGTCAGTCTGATCCTCCAGCAGGCGGCGCGGCAGCTCTTCGGGAGTACGGGCGTCCCGGTGACGGCGCCGGGGTGGCTGGCTGGAGCCTTCGTCGTTCACGGCGGGGCGCTGGACGGGCTGACCTTCCCGCACGTGCGGCTGTTCGTGATCGGCCTGTCGCTGCTCGTGCTGGGCGGGATGTGGTGGCTGCTGAACCGCTCACGCTTCGGGATGCACGTGCGGGCCGTGAACCAGAACCGCGAGGTCGCCTCGGCCCTCGGGGTGAACACGCGGCGGCTGGACCTGCTGGTGTTCGCGCTCGGGAGCGGGGTGGCGGGAGTGGCGGGCGTGGGCCTCGCGCTGCTCGCCCCGGTAAACCCCACGGTGGGGGCGGCGTACATCGTCAACGCCTTTCTGGTCGTCGTGGTGGGCGGCGTGGGAAGCGTGCTGGGTGGGGCGGTCGCGGCGGTGGGGCTGGGCTTCGTGACCGCGCTCACCGAGGGCTTCACCAGCGTGAGTCTCGCGCAGGCGATCTTGCTCGTGCTCGTCGTCGCCTTCTTGCAGTGGAAGCCGCGCGGCCTCTTCCCGACCCGCTCGCGCGCCCTGGAGGAGACGTGAGCCGGGGCGGGGCGGCGGCGCTGGCCCTCGTCGCCGTGGGGCTCGTCCTGGCGCCCTTCTTCCTGGGCGCGTACCCGCTCGCGCTGCTGGGCCGGGTCCTCGCGCTGAGCATCGCGTCCATCGGCGTGTGCGTGATCTGGGGGCGCACGGGCATCCTCAGCCTGGGGCAGGGCCTCTTCTTCGGCCTGGGCGGGTACGCGCTCGCCATGCACCTCAAGCTGGCCGCCACGCCGCGGGGGGAGCTGCCCGACTTCATGGTGTACAACGGGGTCGAGGCGCTGCCGTGGTTCTGGAAGCCCTTTGCCAGCGCGCCCTTCGCCCTGGGCATGGTGCTGGTCCTCCCCGCGCTCGCCGCCGGGCTGGTCGGGTGGCTGATGTTCCGGCGGCGCATCACGGGCGTGTACGTGAGCATCATCACCCAGGCGCTCGTGCTCGCCTTCGTGACGTGGCTGGGCGGCTCGCAGGGCCTGACGAGCGGCACGAACGGCATCACCGACTTCCAGACGTTCCTGGGGATCAACCTGCGCGGCGAGGCCTTCCCGCGCGGCCTGTACTGGGCGACGCTGCTCGTCCTCGGGCTGGCGCTGGCGGGGACGGCCTGGGTCCTGCGCACCCCCTTCGGCTCGCTGCTCACCGCCGTCCGCGACAACGAGAACCGGACGCGCTTCCTCGGGTACAACCCCGCCGCCTTCAAGATCGCGGCCTTCGTGCTGGGCGGGGTGCTGGCGGGCGTCAGCGGGGCGCTCTACACCCTGCACCTGGGGACGATCTCGCCCGCGATGATCGGGGTGGCCTTCGGCATCGAACTCGTCGTGTGGGTGGCGCTGGGGGGCCGCGCGAGCCTCTGGGGCGCGGTGGGCGGGCTGGTCCTCGGGCAACTGGCGAAAGACCGCATCTCCAGCGCGGCGCCGGACGCGTGGCTCTACCTCATGGGCGCGCTCTTCGTCCTCGTCGTGCTGGTGATGCCGCAGGGGGTGGCGGGGCTGCTGACCCGGCGCCGGGCCGCGCCGGTCCGGTCGTCCGCTGGGATCAAGGAGGTGGGCAATGTCGCTTCCGGGGACTGAGCCGCTGCTCGACGTGCGGAACGTGACCGTCTCCTTCGACGGTTTCAAGGCCCTCCAAAACCTCAGCCTCGCGGTGCCGCGGGGCAGCCTGCGGGTGCTGATCGGGCCGAACGGGGCGGGGAAAAGCACCCTGCTCGACACCATCATCGGCAAGGTGCGGCCCGCGGGCGGGGAGGTGCGCTACCGGGGGCAGGTGATCTCCCGGCTGCCCGAGCACCGCATCGCCGCGCTGGGCATCTGCCGCAAGTTCCAGGCGCCCGGCGTGCTGGAGGGCCTGACCGTGCGGGAGAACCTGCTCGTCGCCGCCCGGCGCCGCAAGGGGGTGCTCGCCACGCTGTCGGCGCGGCCCACGTCTGCCGAACAGGAACGCGCGGACGAACTGCTGCGTCTGACCGGACTCTCCGAGCGGGCGGGGGTGAACGCGGCGGCGCTCGCGCACGGGGAGAAGCAGTGGCTGGAGATCGGCATGGTCGTCGCCGCCGACCCGGAACTGCTGCTGCTGGACGAGCCGACCGCCGGGATGACGGCGCAGGAGACCGCGCAGACCGCAGGGCTGATCCACACGCTGGCGGGGCGGCACACCGTCCTCGTGATCGACCACGACATGGCGTTCGTGGAGCTGCTGGGGGCGCCGGTCACCGTGCTGCACCAGGGGCAGGTCTTCCGGGAGGGGGAGTTGAAGACGCTGCGCGCCGATCCCGAGGTGATGGAGATCTACCTGGGCCGCCCCCGCGACGAACACACCGCCGCAAAGGAACCCCATGCTCAAGCTTGAGAACGTCAGCGCCGCCTACGGGCAGAGCCCGGTGCTGTTCGGGGTGGATCTGGAGGTGGCGGACGGCGAGGCCGTCACCCTGATCGGGCGCAACGGGGTGGGCAAGACGACGCTGTTGCGGACGATCACGGGCCTGCATCCCGTGACCGGGGGCGGGGTGCGACTGAACGGCGAGCAGGTGGAGCGGCAACCCGCCTTCACCCGCGCCCGCGCCGGGCTGGCCTACGTGCCGCAGGGACGCGGCCTCTTCCCCCACCTGACGGTCCACGAGAACCTGCTGATGGGCCTGCCCGCCCTCTCGGGGCGCGAACTGGCGGGGCGGGAGATTCCTGAACTGGTGTACGACCTCTTCCCGATCTGCCGGGACATGGCCGGGCGCCCGGCAGGGAACCTCAGCGGCGGGCAGCAGCAGCAGGTGGCGATTGGGCGCGCGCTCGTCACGCGGCCGAAGTACCTCCTCCTCGATGAGCCCACGGAAGGCATCCAGCCCAGCATCGTGGGGGAGATCGAGGCGGCGCTGACCCGCGTCCGCCGGGAACTGCGGGTGGCCGTGCTGCTCGTCGAGCAGTACCTCGATTTCGCCTGGGCCTTCGCGGACCGCTACTACGTGATGCAAAAGGGCCGGGTGGTCGAGGGAGGCCTGACCCAAGACACCCCAGCACACGCGGTGCAGCGGTATTTGGGGGTGTGACCGCGGTCGCCCAGAGTCTGACGAGCAACGCCTCATGTCAACCCCTCGGGCCCGTCGCAGCCTCCCTCGAACTCGGCGCGCTTCTCGGGTCGGGCCAGGCACCACCGGCAACCTCCTCACGCCGAGCGCCTCGCCCAACCTCGTGGAGGTCGCGCAGGGGCAGTTCGCCAAACTCCGCGTGAACGTCCGGAAGGGCGCGGCCACGACCGGCGAGGCCCAACTGAGCCTGGAGGTACAGAATGGGGCGGCCCCCTGCCCGCCGGGCTGGGCGTGAGCTTCGCCAGCAACCCGGTCACGCTCGGCCAGGGCACCGACGTGCAGCTCTTGACGGCCTCCACCCTCCCGCCCGGCGAATACCTGCTGCGGGTGGGGGGCGGAGACTGACGGTCGCCGCGTTCGAGCGGACCCCATCTGTATCCTTCTGATCGTCTTCATTTCCACCTTGGGGGTTGACGGCTCTGACGGTAACGCCCAGGTAACGGACGGGCCCCAGGATTCGGGGCACACGAGCCCATGGACGGCGACCCCGCCGGGTGCCTCGCGCGAGACATGAGGGAGCGGTCGGCATGCGCCGGGGGGCTCTCACGACCCGGCTGGGACCCGGTGCAGGCCGACCCAGGAGGCCAGATGAAGACCGGACACCTTCGCGTCACCCCCCCTCTACGGGGCCGAACCGTGGCCCGAGCCCGGCCCGGCTGGCGACCCCTGCTGTGGAGTGCAGGGCTCCTCGCCGGTGTGGTCGCGCTGGGTCGGCTGGGCTTGCAGGTCCAGCCCCGGCCCTTCCCCGCCTACCCGCCTGCCGTGGGTACGCCCGAGACGGTGCCCCTCCCCGCCGGGCTGCCCGTCCCCGTGGAACGCTTCTACCGCCAGACCTACGGCGGGCGCGTCCCGGTGATCACCTCCGCCGTCATCACCGGGCGCGCGACCCTGCGACCCGTCCCCGGCGGCCCCGCCTTCCCCGCCCGCTTCCGCTTCATCCACGAGGCCGGGCGCAACTACCGCCATTCCATCGAGGCGACGTGGTTCGGCCTGCCGGTCCTGCGCGTGAACGAGTCGTACCTGGAGGGGGTGAGCCGCCAGGAGATGCCCCCGCCGTTCCCGTCGAGCATCGGTGACCCCAAGGGGGCGCAGGGGGCGAACCTGGGGATGTGGTCGGAGACGATCTGGATGCCGGGCGTCTACCTCACCGATCCGCGCGTGAGGTGGGCGGCGGTGGACGACGAGACGGCCCTGCTGAGCGTGCCCTTCGGCGAGGCGCGCGAGACGTACGTGGTGAGGTTCGACCCCGCCACGGGACGGCCCCATCTCTTCGAGTCGATGCGGTACCACGATGGACAGAGCCGGGAAAAGACGCTGTGGATCAACCAGAACCTCTCGTGGGCAAGGCTCGGCGGGGTGACGCTGCCCAGGGAGGCCGCCGCGATCTGGCTCGACCAGGGGCGGCCCTGGGCGGTCTTCACCGCCGAGGAGGTCGTCTCCAACGTGGACGTGCGCGAAGCCCTGCGGCGCCGGGACCCGTGAGGGAGGAGGACCCCCATGACCACC
Coding sequences within it:
- the urtE gene encoding urea ABC transporter ATP-binding subunit UrtE, which produces MLKLENVSAAYGQSPVLFGVDLEVADGEAVTLIGRNGVGKTTLLRTITGLHPVTGGGVRLNGEQVERQPAFTRARAGLAYVPQGRGLFPHLTVHENLLMGLPALSGRELAGREIPELVYDLFPICRDMAGRPAGNLSGGQQQQVAIGRALVTRPKYLLLDEPTEGIQPSIVGEIEAALTRVRRELRVAVLLVEQYLDFAWAFADRYYVMQKGRVVEGGLTQDTPAHAVQRYLGV
- a CDS encoding DUF6544 family protein; translation: MKTGHLRVTPPLRGRTVARARPGWRPLLWSAGLLAGVVALGRLGLQVQPRPFPAYPPAVGTPETVPLPAGLPVPVERFYRQTYGGRVPVITSAVITGRATLRPVPGGPAFPARFRFIHEAGRNYRHSIEATWFGLPVLRVNESYLEGVSRQEMPPPFPSSIGDPKGAQGANLGMWSETIWMPGVYLTDPRVRWAAVDDETALLSVPFGEARETYVVRFDPATGRPHLFESMRYHDGQSREKTLWINQNLSWARLGGVTLPREAAAIWLDQGRPWAVFTAEEVVSNVDVREALRRRDP